Proteins found in one Aneurinibacillus uraniidurans genomic segment:
- a CDS encoding recombinase family protein — protein MNLSTVLKPGMRGVFYGRHSTNKQEMDMQQVSVYEMVRKYGCTIEKEYLDAGVSAKKNKVTQRKQLMELLADAEQRRFEFIAVYNNDRLARHPLEHQYIRETIRIYGIPIVISSTETLYDEKGDIIAQLAQDGISKYEVDQISKRTRAGLIVRAKKGYWTGGNPPYGYRYLKNEYRFTPYQEESEFIRRIFDMYKKNEGFASIANSLSLENSDDKWTKEKVRSIITNPFYAGYMSWGKRTGPGKGTFADRETWIIVHSEYIEPIVSKEDWELCWKLYCERRERKVPPKQYKTSYLFANIAICKECNVKLKPKDQTSSGNNGKKYGKRIYFCQTCRLKIEADSFHEYAIDKILNDIRINASYIFSHIQKSFQIDIQRMKDEVSKLEQELGEYNIQLNRIKAELIERMRSNPDDKSKKMINLITMYRIDISKRIEMTEKQIKTKTKQIQSIEQVDLKPESWGFIIQDILKPRDEINQTTLRRMLTHLVEYISIDKNHNIEFKTRYDLDRRKVDTTQLELLF, from the coding sequence ATGAACTTGTCTACTGTGCTCAAACCAGGAATGCGTGGTGTTTTTTATGGCAGGCACTCTACAAATAAACAGGAGATGGATATGCAACAGGTTTCTGTTTATGAAATGGTGCGAAAATATGGCTGTACCATTGAAAAGGAGTACCTGGATGCTGGAGTATCAGCAAAGAAAAATAAAGTAACACAAAGAAAGCAGCTAATGGAACTACTTGCAGATGCGGAGCAGCGCCGCTTTGAGTTTATCGCTGTTTATAATAATGATCGTCTTGCCCGGCATCCTCTGGAGCACCAATACATTCGGGAAACCATAAGGATCTATGGAATTCCCATTGTAATCAGCAGTACGGAAACACTCTATGATGAAAAAGGAGATATTATCGCCCAACTTGCCCAGGATGGTATCTCCAAATATGAAGTAGACCAAATTTCTAAAAGGACGCGAGCAGGGTTAATCGTCCGTGCCAAGAAGGGATACTGGACAGGCGGAAATCCTCCATACGGCTACCGCTACCTTAAAAACGAATATCGATTCACTCCTTATCAAGAAGAGTCTGAGTTCATTCGGCGAATTTTTGATATGTACAAAAAGAATGAAGGATTTGCATCCATTGCAAATTCTCTTTCTCTAGAAAACAGCGATGATAAATGGACAAAAGAAAAAGTACGAAGCATTATAACCAATCCTTTCTACGCCGGTTATATGAGCTGGGGTAAACGAACAGGACCCGGAAAAGGAACATTCGCTGACCGAGAGACCTGGATTATTGTTCACTCTGAATATATTGAACCGATTGTTTCAAAAGAAGATTGGGAGCTTTGCTGGAAGCTGTACTGTGAAAGGCGAGAGAGAAAGGTTCCTCCCAAGCAATATAAAACCTCTTACCTTTTTGCGAATATTGCAATCTGTAAAGAATGCAATGTAAAGCTAAAACCAAAAGATCAAACTTCATCCGGAAATAACGGAAAGAAGTACGGGAAACGGATATACTTTTGCCAAACTTGTAGATTAAAGATTGAAGCCGATTCTTTTCACGAATACGCTATCGACAAAATTCTGAATGATATTCGGATTAATGCCTCGTATATTTTTTCTCATATCCAAAAGAGCTTCCAAATCGATATACAAAGAATGAAAGACGAGGTTTCTAAGTTGGAACAAGAGCTTGGTGAATACAACATTCAGCTAAACCGAATTAAAGCTGAACTTATAGAGCGTATGAGAAGTAATCCAGATGATAAGAGCAAAAAAATGATTAATCTTATCACAATGTATCGGATAGATATAAGCAAGCGTATTGAAATGACGGAGAAGCAAATTAAGACGAAAACAAAACAGATTCAGTCTATTGAACAGGTTGACCTAAAGCCGGAATCCTGGGGATTTATTATCCAGGATATTTTGAAACCGCGTGATGAAATCAATCAGACTACATTGCGAAGAATGCTTACCCATCTGGTTGAATACATTTCAATTGATAAGAACCATAACATTGAATTTAAAACTCGTTATGATCTGGACAGACGCAAAGTCGATACGACGCAACTTGAGCTGTTGTTTTAA
- a CDS encoding recombinase family protein, translated as MKAVAYYRSSTEIQVNSIDMQQYMAFESSIHHIIPIEEEYVDKAVSARKTTIVQRAGLKKLLQDIRNDKVSTLFVFKRDRLARKAIEYLEIYELLKEKNVQVIFTAENEIPIYYTPVGELFEYIMAGMVQREGEQIIERIRARTKANFLNGKYIGTLPFGYSYNSASKKITRDEEKLSIVKTIYERFNDGHSTGEVAKDLNENNQLRDGKPWTSQSVRSVLTNPLYMGLRVMNYEDETLQKRVDHLAVINEEDWEKAQYQLELIQQAKNRTQIPKVFFPLESLLFCGECHEEVKRQEQSLLLQPLVGKAKNARYICKKHNAIKLEKADIEQQMLDRCYNFFGELLSSHLQDLFVRFEKSNRAALEDQLRGIENKLSETRRHLITRTEKWFCEKDPSKKESLEQALVNGYDKFAEQKRLKERVQFCIGELEEIRNKIKQQDEHFASKENIQELDEKVVKELFSDVIHQVMVYPLYIEITFKHPFLQIKEAIVSP; from the coding sequence ATGAAAGCTGTCGCCTACTATAGAAGTTCAACAGAAATTCAGGTGAACTCCATTGATATGCAACAATACATGGCATTTGAAAGTTCAATTCATCATATCATCCCCATTGAAGAAGAGTATGTAGATAAAGCAGTGTCAGCCAGAAAAACGACAATTGTCCAGCGTGCCGGATTGAAAAAGCTTTTACAGGACATTCGGAATGATAAAGTAAGTACGTTATTTGTATTCAAACGAGATCGCTTGGCGAGAAAAGCGATTGAATACCTTGAGATTTATGAACTGTTAAAAGAGAAAAATGTACAAGTAATTTTCACGGCTGAAAATGAAATCCCCATCTATTACACTCCAGTCGGTGAGTTATTTGAATACATCATGGCCGGGATGGTACAGCGTGAAGGCGAACAAATTATTGAGCGTATCCGAGCAAGAACAAAAGCAAATTTCCTAAATGGTAAATATATTGGAACCCTTCCGTTCGGCTACTCCTACAACTCTGCATCGAAGAAAATTACCCGAGATGAAGAAAAACTCTCTATTGTAAAAACAATTTATGAACGGTTTAATGATGGTCATTCAACAGGAGAAGTCGCCAAAGACCTGAATGAGAATAACCAGCTTCGCGATGGCAAGCCATGGACATCTCAAAGTGTTCGCAGTGTCTTAACCAACCCGCTTTATATGGGGTTGCGTGTAATGAATTATGAGGATGAAACGCTACAAAAAAGAGTGGACCACCTCGCCGTCATTAATGAAGAAGACTGGGAAAAAGCTCAGTATCAACTGGAATTAATCCAGCAGGCTAAAAACCGAACACAGATTCCGAAAGTGTTTTTCCCTTTAGAATCGCTTTTATTTTGTGGAGAATGTCATGAAGAAGTAAAAAGACAGGAACAATCTCTTCTGTTGCAGCCACTTGTCGGAAAAGCTAAAAATGCTCGGTACATCTGCAAAAAGCACAACGCGATTAAACTCGAGAAGGCCGATATTGAGCAACAAATGCTAGATCGATGCTATAACTTTTTTGGAGAGCTACTTTCCAGTCACCTTCAGGATTTGTTTGTTCGTTTTGAAAAGAGCAACCGTGCTGCTCTTGAAGATCAGTTACGCGGTATTGAAAACAAATTGAGTGAAACAAGAAGGCACCTGATTACTCGAACAGAAAAATGGTTTTGTGAAAAAGACCCTTCTAAAAAAGAATCGCTAGAGCAAGCGCTTGTAAATGGTTATGACAAATTTGCAGAACAAAAACGTCTAAAAGAACGTGTTCAGTTCTGTATAGGTGAACTTGAAGAAATCAGAAATAAAATCAAACAGCAGGACGAGCACTTTGCAAGTAAGGAAAATATTCAGGAACTCGATGAGAAAGTAGTAAAAGAGCTATTCTCCGATGTCATCCATCAGGTCATGGTTTATCCTCTCTATATTGAAATCACATTTAAGCATCCATTTCTTCAGATCAAGGAGGCGATTGTTTCGCCATGA
- a CDS encoding helix-turn-helix domain-containing protein — translation MINKFGQRVRTLRLQQGIGLNALANRLNVSPAYLSNLENGKTETVNLSFLHQLQEELNLDISILLGSADVENHRDYDEFGFRLQHASLALNKLQKLNPSFAEYLLASIERGVSLFSGQQEHPSQSETSQDYH, via the coding sequence ATGATAAATAAATTCGGTCAAAGAGTTCGTACCTTGCGACTTCAGCAGGGAATTGGTCTAAATGCTTTAGCTAATCGACTCAATGTTTCACCGGCTTATCTTAGTAATCTGGAGAACGGAAAGACGGAGACCGTTAACCTTTCTTTTTTACATCAGTTACAGGAAGAACTAAACCTAGATATTTCTATACTGCTGGGATCGGCTGATGTGGAAAACCATCGAGACTACGATGAATTTGGCTTTCGTCTTCAACATGCTAGTCTTGCACTAAACAAGCTACAAAAACTTAATCCTTCCTTTGCCGAGTACTTACTTGCCAGTATCGAGCGGGGTGTTTCCTTGTTCTCAGGCCAACAAGAGCACCCGTCTCAATCTGAAACATCCCAGGACTATCACTAG